The region ACGATACTGTAAAATGGAATTACAACTGGAACGGTGAAAAGGCAATTGGATTATATGGAGAACCTATTTTATCGGTATTTGGTGCACAGCAAGGAGCTCCTACTATCAATCATCAAAAATTAGATATTTTTAATACAAGAGCTGGTTTGACCTATAACATTTCTAAAAACCACAAGATTCTTGTTAACGGAATGTTTTATACCGTTGACCGAAATGATAAAGATGAAATGCTACCGGAATTGATTCGTAATTTTTTAGCAACACGTGATTTAGATAAATCAGTTACTTCTTTTGCTTATGAAATGCAGGCTTTTCAATCACGTCTAAAAGCGAACTTTTTTGTTAAAAATTATTACTTAAAAACAGAACAGGTTACACCTACAATATTAGTCAATCAGGATGGTCAAAGATCTGTAGTGATGGTAAATGATGTCAGAAACACTGATTTTACAGGATATGGTTTTGCATCTTCTTATGCTGTTCTCCCAAAAGCACTAGTGATGGTTTCTGCCGAAAAAGCAATTAGATTACCAAATGAAAATGAAATATTTGGACTTCCCGGTCAAAACGTTCTGGCTAATCCTAATTTAGGTCCGGAACAAAGTGAAAATTTTAATGCCGGTTTACGACTAGGGCCGTATTTAATTCATAATCATAAATTTTCATTTTACGGAAATGCCTTTTGGAGAAATATAAAAGGTAAAATTGTACAGCAAATAAGTATTCGTGTAAACGAAGCGGTACAAGCTACTCCTTTTGTCAATTTAGGAAAATCTCAATCAGTTGGCTTTGAGACATCTGTTCAATATTCATTTAAAGATAAATTATTTGCGGGGGTAAATCTTTCTAAATTCAATTCACTTGTTAAGGATAAATACGATACTAACGGAAATATCCTCCCTAATTACAACAAACAATTACCTAACGAACCTTATTTTACTATTAACGGAAATCTTCAGTATAACTTTAAAAATGTAATTCAGAATAAATCAGAATTAAATCTTTATTACTACTGTGGTTATGTCGATCCATTTTATACTTCCTGGCTTGAAATTGACAGAACTACAGCTCAGTTTCCACAGGATTTGGGTTTAAGTTATGCCTTTCCAAATAAACAATTTGTAGTAAGCTTTGATGCTAAAAATATTTTTGACGAACAGGTTTATGACAATTTCGCTGCCCAAAAACCCGGAAGAGCTTTCTACATCAAACTCAACTATGCTATTAGTAAATTTTAATTACTCAATAAATAACTATTTTAAATACAACAAAGATGAAAAAAAACACATTTAAACTATTTACATCTGGTTTATTACTAGGTGCATTAGCGTTGACAACTTCTTGTAGCAGTAGCGACGATAACAATAATTCTGAACCGGTAAACCCGATAACTGATGGAAGATGGATTACTGTAGCAGGAGCTTTGATGCAAACAGATCCAGGTGACGGAAATGGCGGAACCAGAGTTTACGCAATTAGTAAAGAAAATGCTATTGATCCTAACTTTTCTGTAGACGTTTACACAAATGGTACTGCTGTTCAATCTACCCGAACAGCGCGTTTACAATCTTCTGTAGATGGAAACACTCTTTTCAATATCACTTATACTGGTGCAAACGGTGGTGAGTTTATGACTTACAAAGTTAACGGAGGAAACAATTTTGCAGAATCTACAGCAAAAGTAAATATTTCTCAATACGCAGGAACATCTCCAAGATGGGTAAAACTTTTTGATGGAGACAAAACTGGTGTTGCTGTAAACGTTACTGCTCCTGTTGTAAATACAAATGCAGATAAAACATATAAAAACACAAGAGGAATTGCTACTGTATTATCTTTAGATTTACAGCAAACTTTAATTTCTGCTTTCAAACAATATGAAATTCCACTAACTGCTGAAGAAGAAGCTCTTGGACACCATATTTTCCGTTTAGATGCGCCAACATTAAACAAAGCAGGAAACAAATTAATCATTGGAACATGGATGCGTAAAACAGATCCGGCAACAGGACAAAACGCGGCAAGTTTTACACGTTTAGGTTCAAAATCTGTTGTGGTTGATTATCCTTCATTAGAAAATCCTAAAGTGATTACGTCGACTGTTGGATTTGGTGATACAAGCGGATACAGAAGTTTTAACAGCTTCGTTGCTACAGACGGAAATATCTACCAGGCTACACAAAGAGATACTCAAAAAGGTTCTTATATCTTAAAAATCAACCAAAGCAATGAATATGATAATTCATATGTATTCAGTTTAGATACTGCTTTAGGAATTAAAGGTTCTTATATCGATGCGTGGAGATATGTTGGAAACGGAATTGCTTATGCGGTTTACACTTACGAAGGAACAACTCAGGGTTTCCTTGCAAGATTAGATTTAAATGCCAAAACAGCTACAAAAGTAGAAGATATCGCTTACGATACTAGCTTAGATTTCGGTCAATACCAAGGTTTTGTTGTGGATGGAAACAACTTCTACATCGCTGTTACTCCAGTTGGAAAAGACGGTAACATCTACGTAATTGACATTCCTTCAGGAAAAGTTACTAAAGGTGCTAAATTAGTAAACAAACCAGGAAACCACTACATTGGGGTATTCTAAAAAATATACAGTTATGATTACAAACTGTATGTAATTCATCACTTGAGTTTTTTTTTAATTGAACATTCCGCTTCTATTTATAGTAAGCGGAATGTTTTTTTTAGAATTAGAATTTTGAAGCAAATTCTTTAGCAAATTCTTCTAGTTTAATTTTACCTTCCGCTTTTCCATCATTTGTTAGAAAATCAGCTGCGATAGTATTATTTCTTAATCCGCTTCCCATTTCGGTATACAAACCGGCCATTTCTTCCGGAACTCCTGCTTGTGTCATTCCTCCAAAATATTGTTCGTCTGTAAATTCTACCCAAGGAAGTTCAGGTTTACCAATAGCATTTCCAAAAGCTTTTACAATATCTGAAGGTGTTTTAACATCACTAATAATGTAACGTACATTTTTTCCTTCTGACTTTTTCTGTAATTCTTCGGCTGCAGCCCAGGCAATATCTTCCGGATGTACTAATGGAATTTGATTATCTGTTGGAAAATTAGCTCCCATTATCCCCGCTCCTTTTATCATCGGAATATCATTGAAGAAATTGATATAGAAATAACCTGCTCTCAAAAAAGTGATAGAAGTATCTAATTTTTCGTAGATTTTCTCAATGTTATGCAAGCCGGCAATGGGTCCGTTTCCTGTTGGCAAATCAGCTCCAATACTGCTTAGCATTACTACTCTTTGAATATTGGTTTGTTGGATTGCTTTAGCGAAAGCGTCACCTGCTTCAGTAGTGTTTTTAATAATATTTACGCCGCCCATATTTGGCGGTGTCATGGCAAAAAGCGCATCTGCTCCTGCAAATGTTTCTGAAAGAAAATCAGCATCGCTAACTGATCCGATTTCAGCTTTTGCCCCCAATGCTTCAATCGCAGCTTTTCGATCTGCATTACTGCTGATAACTGTTACATCATGACCTGATTGTACTAATTGAGCCGTTAATGGCTTTCCGATATTTCCTAATGAACCTGAAATTATAATTTTCATCTTTAAATGTTTTTTTATTTAACAAGACAAAGGTATATTTGTACTTACTTTTATACAAGTACTTACCCTAAAGTATGTATTATGACAGCAATTAAAGAATCGTCTACAATTCAGGAAAACAAGCAATATGCTTTGGAAAAATGTCCCGTGACTTTTGTTATGGAGAAAATTGGAGGTTATTGGAAACCTATTATTTTATATCATTTATCGACTGGAGATAAACGTTACAGCGAACTAAAAAGAGCTATTCCGGCCGTAACAGAAAAAATGCTGATTCAGCATTTGAAGCAACTTGAGGCTGATGGTTTGGTCATTCGCGAAGCTAAACCTGTGGTACCGCCTTTTGTAACTTACAGACTCAGCGATGCCGGAAACGGACTTTTACCCGTAATTGATGCGATGGCTGCATGGGCTTTTAAAGTAAAAGACGGCGTCTATGAAATTTAATAGACACCGCCTTTTCAAACAACAAAAACTAACTTAACTAATTTTAAAATGAGACTATCTTTATTTTAATTCTGTTTAATGAAAACTAAATTTTCTTCATAATTGGCTATCTCCGTTAAGGCATTATAAATATATTTTGCCACTAAAGCGCCTCCATCAGAATTAATCAAATCAATATCGTCATCAGGCGTATGATATTGCGGATGTCCACCGGTATGAAATCCAACGGCAGAAATTGATTCTTTATAGAAAGAAACATGATCTGATCCTCCTACATCACCTGCGTGAATCACAGGATTTAATCCGCTGTTTTCTTGTAGTTTTTTCATTAATTCTACTCCATTAGGGAAAGTTCCTGCACCACCCATATAAAGTTCTTTTTTATCGTTTAGTCTTCCGACCATATCCATATTCAGCATTACTTTTACGGCCTCTTTTGGAACTGGTAAATGACTAATGAAATATTTTGAACCTAATAATCCTTCTTCTTCTCCACTGAAAGAGATAAAAATGATACTTCTTTTAGGTTTTATTTTTTGCTTTGAAATTTCTTCTAAAATACATAACAAAGCCGAAACTCCCGAAGCATTATCATCTGCACCGTTATGAATGGCAAAAGCTTCTTTCTTTTTACTTCCGGAACCTTGTCCGCCCCAGCCCCAATGATCGTAATGCGCTCCAATAACGATGTATTCATTTTTTAGTTTTGAATCTGAGCCTTCGATATAACCAAGTACATTCTGTGTCGAAACACTATCTGATTTCATCTTATTAATTCCCTCTTTTACAAAAAGTCGAAAGGGTTGGTAATAAGAATTCCTGAATTCTTTTAAGCCATACTTTTTAAAATACTTTTCAATATAA is a window of Flavobacterium crocinum DNA encoding:
- a CDS encoding TonB-dependent receptor, with product MRTILLLFFITLTSWSQTGNLTGKVTFGTDELAYGSTVIIKGTQKYAIVNDFGRYEFKGLKYGEYILETSSMEGQTRITKVTINKPNTDLNISLDRNGPKDLEEVVIKKSSIRKEIMEKGFAVNVIETQEAAKRNLQTNDLLDRSGGVRIRQNGGLGSAVTYNINGMSGNAIRIFIDGIPIQTYGASFSLNSIPPALIERIEVYKGVVPANLADDSLGGAINVILKKGSKNMIAASVSYGSFNTIQSNFSTTYRDKSGFTVKANGFQNYSDNDYEVWGRFVYNILPNGRYDYIRAKRFDSMYRSYGGRLEAGYTDVKWADNFSISYNGSEDYNQIQHGQYMTKPYKGRFSESAANVFSINYNKKDFLIKNLDFSVISVYSHRNDVVNDTVKWNYNWNGEKAIGLYGEPILSVFGAQQGAPTINHQKLDIFNTRAGLTYNISKNHKILVNGMFYTVDRNDKDEMLPELIRNFLATRDLDKSVTSFAYEMQAFQSRLKANFFVKNYYLKTEQVTPTILVNQDGQRSVVMVNDVRNTDFTGYGFASSYAVLPKALVMVSAEKAIRLPNENEIFGLPGQNVLANPNLGPEQSENFNAGLRLGPYLIHNHKFSFYGNAFWRNIKGKIVQQISIRVNEAVQATPFVNLGKSQSVGFETSVQYSFKDKLFAGVNLSKFNSLVKDKYDTNGNILPNYNKQLPNEPYFTINGNLQYNFKNVIQNKSELNLYYYCGYVDPFYTSWLEIDRTTAQFPQDLGLSYAFPNKQFVVSFDAKNIFDEQVYDNFAAQKPGRAFYIKLNYAISKF
- a CDS encoding NmrA family NAD(P)-binding protein gives rise to the protein MKIIISGSLGNIGKPLTAQLVQSGHDVTVISSNADRKAAIEALGAKAEIGSVSDADFLSETFAGADALFAMTPPNMGGVNIIKNTTEAGDAFAKAIQQTNIQRVVMLSSIGADLPTGNGPIAGLHNIEKIYEKLDTSITFLRAGYFYINFFNDIPMIKGAGIMGANFPTDNQIPLVHPEDIAWAAAEELQKKSEGKNVRYIISDVKTPSDIVKAFGNAIGKPELPWVEFTDEQYFGGMTQAGVPEEMAGLYTEMGSGLRNNTIAADFLTNDGKAEGKIKLEEFAKEFASKF
- a CDS encoding winged helix-turn-helix transcriptional regulator → MTAIKESSTIQENKQYALEKCPVTFVMEKIGGYWKPIILYHLSTGDKRYSELKRAIPAVTEKMLIQHLKQLEADGLVIREAKPVVPPFVTYRLSDAGNGLLPVIDAMAAWAFKVKDGVYEI
- a CDS encoding M20/M25/M40 family metallo-hydrolase produces the protein MKALKYLFASILFCGVHLNAQNNEMSKTFYKHDKYLSSDKLEGRFPGTKGNNKAAAYIEKYFKKYGLKEFRNSYYQPFRLFVKEGINKMKSDSVSTQNVLGYIEGSDSKLKNEYIVIGAHYDHWGWGGQGSGSKKKEAFAIHNGADDNASGVSALLCILEEISKQKIKPKRSIIFISFSGEEEGLLGSKYFISHLPVPKEAVKVMLNMDMVGRLNDKKELYMGGAGTFPNGVELMKKLQENSGLNPVIHAGDVGGSDHVSFYKESISAVGFHTGGHPQYHTPDDDIDLINSDGGALVAKYIYNALTEIANYEENLVFIKQN